In Primulina huaijiensis isolate GDHJ02 chromosome 6, ASM1229523v2, whole genome shotgun sequence, a single window of DNA contains:
- the LOC140979689 gene encoding ylmG homolog protein 1-2, chloroplastic-like: MASSLVASQTLLTSVNHRLPFFSKPKPLCFSPLQIPSKSRIYASISRIQEIPLIKPRQNAIPAQDLLSGSTRTVTTLLAITLAASKLLSRGILNLGLQLKEPMLSAAGPAFFAAMKNVPTGSLNTPFTVVAAGMAKWLDIYSGVLMVRVLLSWFPNIPWDRQPLSAIRDLCDPYLNLFRNIIPPVFNTLDVSPLLAFAVLGALGSILNSSRQAS, from the coding sequence ATGGCTTCTTCTCTCGTAGCTTCTCAAACCCTCCTCACCTCCGTCAATCACCGCCTTCCCTTCTTCTCAAAACCTAAACCCCTATGCTTTTCTCCGCTTCAAATcccatcaaaatcaagaatttacGCTTCAATTTCCCGAATTCAAGAAATTCCATTAATTAAGCCTCGCCAAAATGCGATTCCCGCCCAAGATTTACTCTCCGGGTCGACCCGTACGGTCACAACCCTCCTGGCAATCACGCTTGCAGCCTCCAAGTTGTTGTCCCGTGGAATTTTGAACTTAGGCCTACAGTTGAAGGAACCGATGCTCTCCGCCGCCGGACCCGCTTTTTTTGCTGCGATGAAGAACGTGCCGACAGGGTCTTTGAACACGCCCTTCACGGTGGTGGCGGCGGGGATGGCGAAATGGCTGGATATATACAGTGGGGTTTTGATGGTTAGGGTTTTGTTGAGTTGGTTTCCCAATATACCGTGGGATAGGCAGCCGCTATCCGCTATTCGGGACTTGTGTGATCCGTATTTGAATCTCTTTAGGAATATTATTCCCCCAGTTTTCAACACGCTGGATGTTAGTCCGCTTTTGGCTTTTGCGGTTTTGGGGGCATTGGGTTCGATTTTGAACAGCAGCAGGCAAGCTTCCTGA